From one Drosophila gunungcola strain Sukarami chromosome 2R unlocalized genomic scaffold, Dgunungcola_SK_2 000006F, whole genome shotgun sequence genomic stretch:
- the LOC128254891 gene encoding protein transport protein Sec61 subunit beta → MPAPASSTSVGSGSRSPSKLSAPRSAGSGGGSTLKQRKTTTSTTAARSRAPGGAGTGGMWRFYTDDSPGIKVGPVPVLVMSLLFIASVFMLHIWGKYNRS, encoded by the exons ATG CCCGCTCCTGCAAGTTCGACGTCCGTGGGCAGCGGATCGCGCTCGCCCAGCAAATTATCGGCGCCACGTAGCGCCGGATCCGGAGGCGGCAGCACCCTGAAGCAGCGCAagaccaccaccagcaccacggCGGCCCGGAGCCGTGCACCCGGCGGAGCTGGAACAGGTGGCATGTGGCGCTTCTACACGGACGACTCGCCCGGTATCAAGGT TGGACCCGTGCCCGTGCTGGTCATGTCGCTGCTCTTCATCGCATCCGTCTTCATGCTGCACATCTGGGGCAAATACAATCGTTCTTAA